The sequence tagctagctctagagtatgttgatgatatgatgcaagagtttttatattaatatgatgatgctgatgagttattatatcatttaatgaaaaaAACCAcatattagtttcagctggatggatcctacctaagtgatcaactatatatatgccatatccatatatattatacttgatcacctaattaggtgatcaagtatataatatcgatatggcatatatatacttgatcacttagctatatAGCTAGCTATAGCTAGAtcctccagtcgaaactaatccgcggtactttcacctaatgatttaacaactcattataatgtaaaacaatcactaaattaaattgaaaacacaaaactaaagcaaaatttaaaaaaaaacacccaaacatttagtaccgtttggtgttaccaaccggtactaaagccctacgcgcacccgggcctggctcgtgccacgtgttcgcACTTTAACGCCGGTTCAtgacgaaccagtactaaagggggggggggctttggtccccactctttagtgccggttggagaaccggcactaaaggccgttacgaaccggcactaaaggccggttctgcactagtgcaaggAGCGCAGCTAGCCACCCCATGTTTGAGCCTTAGCTAGCGCTGTGCTTAGAGATCTCTTTTATAGAAATATGCCTCTAAAGGCTAGTCCTGGATGGTCTCACATTTTATCGAAAATAAGACTAAGAAATTATCCATTGTACACATATTTTTACAATCTCTAAATTACATGAAAGAGAATATCTTACTAACCACTATACTTTTTTTAGTCTAGGGAGGACTCAAACCACGTGATCTTTGTGGTGTCAGGGAAGACCCAAACCACGTGATCTTCAACTGTGTCTTTGCCAAACTACTCTGGAGAGTGTGGTTAGATCCTGGCTTAACATGGACGGCCCCCTTCTTCGTTTGCTGAACTCCTCGCCAGGGCTTCCATTCTCTTTGGGCTTTACAGGCGTCTGTTTTGGGTTGGGTTCCCTGCCATGTGCTGGGTGTTCTGGACCACACGTAACAACTTCACTACTGAGAATATTTTCCTAATAATCCTGTTGATTGTTTGTTTAAACTTGTCTCTTTCCTTCACCAGTGAAAATCATTGATTAAGGTGGATGATCGTGGGGCGATTGACGAGTTGATTGGCAAAATGCGTACTTCTACATCTTCGATCCTTGCGCTGGAGCGTTCCACCCGACCCGAGGTCGTCTCTCGGTGCCGCCTAGCTCTTTGTCTCGTAGGTTGTGGCATGCGTGCCGTATTGGCCTTGGGCCGTGTAACTGTACTTTCAGTTTGTTGGCGTGTTGTGCCTTGGTTGTTCACTACTCGAAGTTCGTTTTGTCTGAATTCTGCCTACTAGCTTTATTTATAACATTGGGTGTATACCTTTCCTCTAAACTTACATGAAAGAGAATATCTTACCAACCAATGGACTTTTTTTTTTAGCAATGCCCTCATGCGCACCTGAAACTTCTGCTTTGGGCTCGTCCCTAGATTTTCTGCTTCGGGCTTGATACTTCGGCCAGCCCAAAGCTTGAAACGGGCCTCAGATGAACTAAAGCATGCTACCGCGCGCGGGCTGGCCCGCTCCCGCGACGGCCGCCTCCTCTCGCCCACAACCCAACGGGCCGCCCCTCCGTCTCCGGCCTCTTcaccgtgccgccgccgcctcctcctcctcctgcccaCTCATCACCGCCGTCGAACCGGCCGCCTCGGCTCTGCGCCATGTCCACACCATGGGAACCTCTCCCGTAGCCGCTCGGCCCGATCTGCCGTGTCTGGGaagcgggggcggcgggggcgggggcgcttCCTCTCCCCCGTCCCAGCCACCCCTCCCCGGCTAGCTTATGCTCTTCCCTCGGTGTCGCCGTCGAGCTCGCCCTGCACAGGGTCTCTGGCCTGTGGGTGATATGCGGCGGTCTTGGCCTTGGACCCGGGTACGTGTGCCACATCGGTCTCTTCCGAATGTCCGCTTCAGTTATAGTCTGCAGGAATGGATACATAAGTTTCAGATAAATCGGTTGAAATTACTACCTTACACTGTCATTTCTTGAAATCCGAGTCTACCTTGTCAGGCACTATGACATTGTCAAGTAATCTTGAAATCGGCTTCACTGCCTCAGGGTTAAAGAACATTGCTGATCTGATGAGGCACACACAGTGACAAAAAGGATGTGATGTGAGGAAAAACAGCGACATGAACCATCCCTCCCAATGCTTGAATCTGATCAGCTCAATAGTAAACTAACTTACACTGTCATATCTATATCGCTTATTGACATCGACACGTATTGAACCTTGTTttttcttgatgcaaagctctgaGCCCCCTCATCTGGTGAGAGCCATCCTCCGATTTCACTATGGAAAAAACAAAATGTTCAGCATCAGTTCTGTACAAAACACTCAATTGTCTCTGAAGTTCACAAGTTCAGTTCAGACTTCAAGCACCTAGTGTCCATCCAAAGCTTTTCCTGCGGATAGTCGGACATTGCTGGCACAAATGCTGCATTATTTGCCAGACTGTGTGAGTTCCTCAGGAAGATCCTCTCTTGCCGAACATCATTAAGTCTCATTTCATCCTCCTAATGTTTGTGCGAACAAGGTAAATACGGATGCTTGTGACTTGTGATTTATGCAACAGTAGTTTTAAGTTATTGTACATTGGTCGTATATAAGATAATAAGACGGCAAGCAGTTGTACTACCGTGAGATCTTTCTCTACCATTTTGGTGGCTGAAAGCAGCAGTTCCTTATCTATGAATGGCAACTTTGCAATGCCCTGAAACGAATTTTGTTATTTGAAAATTAGTATGATTTATTCATCGGAAGATAGCATCAGAGTCCTTTATGCATAAACCTAGCACCTAGAAGGTGTAATTAAGCACATCAACACTTGATCAGTTTAGGTTGAAATTATGAGTTGATTCAGTTTATCTAATGCAATGCACATATGAACGAATGACTTACTTGCGACAAGAAACGTTTCCCATCTGAATCAATCTCGAACTCTATTGACAAAAGAAGTGGATCTACATAAGTAACCCAACAATCTAATGATATGAACTAAGAATAACAAACATACTTGATGGATTTACTTATATACCTGACGGATAGAATATTTGTATTATGGAATCTTCACAGCCTATTAATTTGCTGTAACATTTTGGAAGGGCACATGACAAAACATGCTTTTCTGGTGGCAAAACTGCCATGAGCTGATCAAATGCTCTTAGTGGTTTGTCCATGGTGAAAGATGTCTTGAATTGAGACAGATATTTGAAATCAGATGCGAAAGGAGCATAATTGAATGGGTAGCACCTGCAAGAACACGGATATTTAACCATAAGACATAGAATGGAAATATTTTTCTTGCACATATGTGCTGGAGCGGTCAGGTATCTCTAGCATGGAAATATTATGAAATATAGTGCTACTTAGAACAAACGTCATAATAATAACTCAGGGCCATGAAATTACAGTGTGTAAggaaatacatagacaaaataaaaTTATATCTGTTTCCTTCATACCAAGTCCATGAAGGAACTTCAGAAAAATAGCATTGTAGCACCCAACATAATCCTTCTAAATACTTCTGAACCTAAATTCCGCATGAGAAGGTTCATCCCGCAAAATGAATAATTGAAATCAGTACAAAACATATTTTATCAATCGAGAATTCCTCATGATATTCCATTTGCATGAAAAAAAGGGAAACTATAACCATTTCAGTCTGCAGCCTTCCAACTTCATTAGAAGTTTCGGCACCAAATTTCTCTGTGTAGAACTGGGATTTCCACCCCAGTCTTATCTGCAATAGATACATGAGAAGTTGCACAGAGAAGAAATATTTATAGCAATATATTATATGCCACTAACCCTCTCTTGTTTGCAGGCTCCATTTTTAGAAAGGTCATCCTTACTACGGCAAATGTCATTAACAGTTCTCCACAGCTCCCTGGTATTCTTTCTGACCTGACAATAGAGAATTAATCAGGAATTTCAAGCATTCCTTAATTTGTAGCAGAAATAAACATAACTCCCATTCATTAGACTTGTCAGAGCTGCAAGTAGAAGTACTGCCTTGTGTCAAAAATGACTTGGACACGGGACCTTCTTCCTGAGTAGAAGAACCAATGAGACAACTACACATCTTTTTTTGGGCTaaccatggaaaactgggcaaaaccacgtacgaggcacacaaACGTACACGGACCCTgtcacggacccgtgaacgggctgtacggtGACACGGGAAAAATGTGCCCGTCACTTGTCGTGGACGGAACCGGACGCGCGCCATAGAAAACTGGGCAAAACGACGTACGAGCCACCAACGCGTACACGGACCCAGAAATGGGCGGAacggggacacgggaaaaaaaGTGACCGACGCCCGTCATGGATGGAaccggacgcgcgccatggaaaacttaATCCTTACCACGTCATTAGACTTTTTTTCAAGCCGAGTCTCCACAGGATACAAATAAACTTGCGCGGAGGACGTTTTCTTCTCGGCCCTGTCCTCTCCCTTGGCCCATTTGTCTTCCGCAGCTTCACGCTGTATCTTGCACAGTAACTTCTGCAGTGCATATGGAGATGCTAATTGGCACTAGTGCATAGTACTGACAAGGATGATAACATACCTCTCGAAGTTCATATCTTTTGAGTAAAATTCTCTCTTCGCACAAGGACAACTCATGAAGGAACTTTTCCAACCTCGAGACTTCCAGATACGTGCCGTTTTTATCATTGATCTGTTTCCAGTAACAACAAAATCACGTAAAGATACAACTCAATGGATAATCTTCAATGAAACTAGAAGGTGGAAATTGTCTAGATACTTTGTCTGTGTTGATAATATAGCCCCCCATTTTGTTGAAGGTTGTCTTGTACACTTCAATGAGAAGATCAACTGCAAACTATCACATTGGACATAGATCAGAGAAACAGTCACAGCAATGAACATGTTAAAGGATGACTAGATTCTTAAAaaaatatacatatacatatacatacttCATTTATCTCTAGTGAAGGAATCCGTGGAATGAAATCGTTTCCCGTCAAGAAACAAATAAGGATAAAGTCATCTATTAGTCTCTCAATATCTTGGTTGCAATCTGGTGCCTTCATTTCAATTTCCAAGTACTCTCTCAGAACCCATATGTTCACAAACTGCAATAACATGGTGTTATTCCCTGAGTCCAATTGAGGACCTTTGAAATATAATGTCAGGAGAATAAACCTGATACAGTCTTGCCGGTATCCTGCCATTTGGATTGACCTCCCGCAAAATTGAAATGTGGACTTCGTGAGATGCCAAAGCGAGCATTATGAGATCTGCATCCTGTGAGAATTCTTCAGAGTTAACTGTAATATAACTAGGCAGGGGTGAACATCTCAAATATCTTGTTCGATGCTGAAGAAAGCTTTAAACATTGGAATAATCAACTAGCAGCTATAAAGTTCATACATGCCCATGCATACAATGACGGGTGTTCGGATCATAGTTTTCCGTGCTCCGTTGTGCCCGAATGAAGGACATGATCTTGTGCTCCCCTTCTCCAGGAACATTTGCATCAGATAATATTACCTTCAGAAAGAGGAGACATGGGGAACTCATCAAGCAACGACCGACCTGAGCAAATTCAGCAATCTCACAGCCCTTAAGGTACATGCTTTACGGCGAACCAAACATCTTAATACTGTCTAGATGGAACAGAGTAGATGAACATGAACTCCATTTGCTTCATTACTGCAAGTTGGAAACAAATTACAAACCTTGATGTCTTTCCACTCAGGGTCCATCTTCAACCGTTCACGGATGAAATACTCCAGCAGTATTGATATTTTCTCCATGAATTCCGTCCCTGGCATCTTAACAGTAGGATCCTCGAGCTCATATGTACCTCGCGGCAGCACCTCCTTCCCTTGAGCTCTGAATATCTCAGTCAAGAGGACCGCTTCAGCCTCCTGGTAGATTGAAATAATTAAGCGCATTTACAGTCCCCCAAAAAAAAATTTTAATCGTACATGCAGCAGCGGGCGTCGCAGATGAGGGAAATGAAATGAAATACAGCTAAGAGCTGAGCTCACCGCATCTGTGTGATGCTTGGCATATTTGAAGTACCCCTGTCGCAGCTTGTTCATCTTGGCCATAGGGGCAACGCCATCTGTGATTGAAACCAAAGAATTACACTGATTTTCAGTTCGTCATCATTCACCTTTGTCGTCTGTTTGAGCCGCTCAATCAGTGGTTTTTTTTTTGTTGTTGTCTGGTCTTGCACAGTGCTGAAGGATGAAAATGTGACTGATACTGAACTGAAAATTAGCTAGAAGCTGATGGGACACTAGGTTGCTAATCTTGCTAATCTTGGGTTTTTTGCTTTGCTGAGTCGACTTTCCACCATGCTTCTCAAGACTTTCCACGAAGAGTAGTACATGCTATTGCTAAGGCAGAGGATGCACTTCCTCTCCTAACCTTCGGAAGCCAGGTCAAGTCAATGCTACCGCCATGATTACATGGCGAACAGAATAGGCTGCAGTGTACTAGAGTATTACTATAATCCTCATAGCACCATGATTGCACGAAAGCTCCTATGATTTCTTCTGATAAATAAAATTCCAGAGGCGTACCTTCGCCCCTGCATGTTGCAgtggtttctttctttcttttatccTTTCCTTTTTGTTTTAGGCATAGTGAAAAATTCCTATGAAAACCCCCAAAGTTTAGGCATACTGCTGGAACAAAAGAGAGAGAAACAACATGTTTGCACAAGAAAGGTCTCACCGTTGACAATATTATTATTATCGTTGCCTGCAATGGAGTGTATGGGgtgatcctccttttctaaaaaaaaatactACAATGGAGTGTACGTGCGTACTAATTATATAAACACATGTGCATTGTTAATTGATTCTTTAACTTCTATTATCAGAAATAGATTATTTGACACGCTAAACCTACATAACTATGCTTTTTCCACACAGAAAAACTTACATGCTTTTATATGAAAGCAAAACAAAGGAACACGGAGTGAGAGTAAAAAAACTTTTCCCGGTCGCCCGGTACTTGATGGTCTCTTATGTTAAGCAAAGAAGAAGAGAGTTGTGCTAAAAAAAGAGTTGGTTCAGTTTATATAAAAGAAAGACCCAAAAACCACACAAGAGACGGTTTATTACGAGGACCACAAACCCAAACACACGCCCAGACGACCCCTCTACACTACTCCAGGGGCGGCGTAGAGCAAATCAGACACGAAACACTAGGCAGCAAGCCAGAACACGAATGTAAGTGAGTCTCGGCGTCATCGACCACACGGAGAACAATGAACCACACACGAGCCAATGATGCTCGACTATGGAACGGACACGAAGCCACTGACACCCCGCCAGAGAAAATCAGCGCCGGCAACACCAAAAAAACCGCATCTTCCAAAAAATGTGCCTCAAAGGAGGGAAATGATGTCAAGCGAATGCTGTCACCATTCGATCAAAAATTGATCTGTGTTTTCACCCGGAAGACGAATACAGTGGTTGAAGATAGTTCAATACTCCACAACAATGTAAAGAATAAGAACAGCCGAAAAGAAGCCTCCTGTCTTATTTTTATAAGAGAATGAGGAGACTCGAACCCAGGTCGGCGACAACAACCTCTGTGCTGTCCGCCACTCCACCTAGAAAAGCTCCTCAACTCCACAACAATGTCAACAAGATAGAAACAACGTGGGAGAGCATGCTTGTCACCGAGCACCAACAAAGCCAGGCTAAACTTTGTCCAGAGCAACGCAAAAAAACTGCCATCACCACATTGTTGGGAGGACAGTCTATTGTGTCGTCGGCTCTCAACGCCTCCAAGGAGCCGCGGCCGCCCGCACCGGGACGGTCATCTGTCAGACTACTGCCTCCCACACGACCAGTGAC comes from Triticum aestivum cultivar Chinese Spring chromosome 5B, IWGSC CS RefSeq v2.1, whole genome shotgun sequence and encodes:
- the LOC123112861 gene encoding 5'-3' exoribonuclease 2 codes for the protein MAKMNKLRQGYFKYAKHHTDAEAEAVLLTEIFRAQGKEVLPRGTYELEDPTVKMPGTEFMEKISILLEYFIRERLKMDPEWKDIKVILSDANVPGEGEHKIMSFIRAQRSTENYDPNTRHCMHGHDADLIMLALASHEVHISILREVNPNGRIPARLYQFVNIWVLREYLEIEMKAPDCNQDIERLIDDFILICFLTGNDFIPRIPSLEINEFAVDLLIEVYKTTFNKMGGYIINTDKINDKNGTYLEVSRLEKFLHELSLCEERILLKRYELREKLLCKIQREAAEDKWAKGEDRAEKKTSSAQVYLYPVETRLEKKSNDVVRKNTRELWRTVNDICRSKDDLSKNGACKQERIRLGWKSQFYTEKFGAETSNEVGRLQTEMVQKYLEGLCWVLQCYFSEVPSWTWCYPFNYAPFASDFKYLSQFKTSFTMDKPLRAFDQLMAVLPPEKHVLSCALPKCYSKLIGCEDSIIQIFYPSEFEIDSDGKRFLSQGIAKLPFIDKELLLSATKMVEKDLTEDEMRLNDVRQERIFLRNSHSLANNAAFVPAMSDYPQEKLWMDTSEIGGWLSPDEGAQSFASRKNKVQYVSMSISDIDMTVSAMFFNPEAVKPISRLLDNVIVPDKTITEADIRKRPMWHTYPGPRPRPPHITHRPETLCRASSTATPREEHKLAGEGWLGRGRGSAPAPAAPASQTRQIGPSGYGRGSHGVDMAQSRGGRFDGGDEWAGGGGGGGGTVKRPETEGRPVGLWARGGGRRGSGPARAR